Proteins encoded in a region of the Halostella limicola genome:
- a CDS encoding ammonium transporter, which yields MTTAPLQVDPQVIADGVNLVWVLVATFLIFFMHAGFAMLEAGQVRSKNVANQLTKNLLTWSIGVVAFFFVGAGVSALVGSVTGTAEFGGILSTTSPDSVNAWVDWLFGAVFAMTAATIVSGAVAGRAKLRAYVSYTLLLAAVIYPVVTGFTWAGGFLAELGFADFAGGMIVHGMGGIAGLTAAWVLGPRMDRYNPDGTVNVIPGHSMTFAALGTLILAFGWYGFNVGTAATVFAVEDGSLVLGAYETVGRVALNTTLGMAAGAIGAGAVSLYKTGKVDTLYVANGLLAGLVGVTASANVVTWYGGLLSGLVAGAQLPIVFRFVEKRLKIDDVCAVFPVHGSAGVVGALMLPFFHVEGFAVDLLVSQVVGVAVIAIWTIAATGAVFGLFKAVGQARVSPDHEREGLDVSEHGVDTYPEFGKPDVATDGGPEVVRTDGGAPNDGAIKMVTAIVRPDRLGDVKESLAEVGAPSLTVTNVSGRGSQPAKTGQWRGEEYTVDLHQKVKVECVVADIPADDVVEAIRDGAATGEPGDGKIFVMPVEDALQVRTGNRGPDAV from the coding sequence GTGACGACCGCGCCGCTGCAGGTCGACCCGCAGGTGATCGCCGACGGCGTGAACCTGGTGTGGGTGCTGGTCGCTACCTTCCTGATCTTCTTCATGCACGCCGGCTTCGCCATGCTGGAGGCGGGCCAGGTGCGCTCGAAGAACGTCGCGAACCAGCTGACGAAGAACCTCCTCACGTGGAGTATCGGCGTCGTCGCGTTCTTCTTCGTCGGCGCGGGCGTCTCGGCGCTCGTCGGGAGCGTCACCGGCACCGCCGAGTTCGGCGGGATCCTCTCGACGACCTCGCCGGACTCCGTGAACGCGTGGGTCGACTGGCTGTTCGGCGCGGTGTTCGCGATGACGGCGGCGACCATCGTCAGCGGGGCGGTGGCCGGCCGCGCGAAGCTCCGCGCGTACGTCAGCTACACGCTGCTGCTGGCCGCGGTCATCTACCCGGTCGTCACCGGCTTCACGTGGGCCGGCGGCTTCCTCGCGGAGCTCGGCTTCGCCGACTTCGCGGGCGGGATGATCGTCCACGGGATGGGCGGCATCGCCGGCCTCACCGCCGCCTGGGTCCTCGGGCCGCGGATGGACCGCTACAACCCCGACGGCACCGTGAACGTCATCCCCGGTCACTCGATGACGTTCGCGGCGCTCGGGACGCTCATCCTCGCGTTCGGCTGGTACGGCTTCAACGTCGGCACCGCAGCGACGGTGTTCGCCGTCGAGGACGGCTCGCTGGTGCTCGGCGCCTACGAGACGGTCGGCCGCGTCGCCCTGAACACCACCCTCGGCATGGCGGCCGGCGCCATCGGCGCGGGCGCGGTGTCGCTGTACAAGACCGGGAAGGTCGACACGCTGTACGTCGCGAACGGGCTGCTCGCCGGCCTCGTCGGCGTGACGGCGTCCGCGAACGTCGTCACCTGGTACGGCGGCCTCCTCTCCGGCCTCGTCGCCGGCGCGCAGCTGCCGATCGTCTTCCGCTTCGTCGAGAAGCGCCTGAAGATCGACGACGTCTGCGCGGTGTTCCCCGTCCACGGCTCCGCGGGCGTCGTCGGCGCGCTCATGCTGCCGTTCTTCCACGTCGAGGGCTTCGCGGTCGACCTGCTCGTCTCGCAGGTCGTCGGCGTCGCCGTCATCGCGATCTGGACGATCGCGGCGACCGGGGCGGTGTTCGGCCTGTTCAAGGCCGTCGGCCAGGCCCGCGTCTCCCCGGACCACGAGCGCGAGGGCCTCGACGTCTCCGAGCACGGCGTCGACACCTACCCCGAGTTCGGCAAGCCGGACGTCGCGACCGACGGCGGTCCCGAAGTCGTTCGCACGGACGGCGGCGCCCCCAACGACGGAGCCATCAAGATGGTCACGGCCATCGTCCGCCCGGACCGCCTCGGCGACGTGAAGGAGTCGCTCGCGGAGGTGGGCGCGCCCTCGCTGACGGTCACGAACGTCTCCGGCCGCGGCAGCCAGCCCGCCAAGACGGGTCAGTGGCGCGGCGAGGAGTACACGGTCGACCTCCACCAGAAGGTGAAAGTCGAGTGCGTCGTCGCGGACATCCCCGCCGACGACGTGGTCGAGGCGATCCGCGACGGCGCGGCGACGGGCGAGCCCGGCGACGGCAAGATCTTCGTGATGCCCGTCGAGGACGCCCTGCAGGTGCGCACCGGCAACAGGGGGCCCGACGCGGTGTAG
- a CDS encoding class I SAM-dependent methyltransferase, with protein MGDLDRENRELWDSWSDDHQAMWNAETDEGDLPPVYSPLPDAESLADWQAERLPGRGNLDFVELGCGGGQGTVGAASEGVGTAVGVDFSSRQLQHARRLRNLYGVEAEFVAGDVSDVPLADDAFDLAHSGFVYFMVEDIEAAFGEARRVLREGGLFALDVPHPVHELFDPDTLAFERSYHSTGPRRDKNDEVLHEDIVVFDRTVGELHNALVDAGFAVKDVWEWPQSDDPEDYDDDAESTSPELKAMVPRTLGFWAVAE; from the coding sequence ATGGGCGATCTGGACAGGGAGAACCGGGAACTGTGGGACTCCTGGAGCGACGACCACCAGGCGATGTGGAACGCGGAGACGGACGAGGGCGACCTCCCGCCGGTGTATTCTCCCCTGCCCGACGCCGAATCGCTGGCGGACTGGCAGGCCGAACGACTCCCGGGGCGCGGGAACCTGGACTTCGTCGAACTCGGCTGTGGCGGCGGCCAGGGAACGGTGGGCGCCGCCAGCGAAGGGGTCGGGACCGCCGTCGGCGTCGACTTTTCGTCCCGACAGCTCCAGCACGCGAGGCGGTTGCGGAACCTGTACGGCGTCGAGGCCGAGTTCGTCGCCGGCGACGTCTCGGACGTGCCCCTGGCCGACGACGCCTTCGACCTGGCGCACTCGGGGTTCGTCTACTTCATGGTCGAGGATATCGAGGCGGCGTTCGGGGAGGCCCGACGCGTGCTCCGGGAGGGCGGCCTGTTCGCGTTGGACGTCCCACATCCGGTCCACGAGCTGTTCGATCCGGACACGCTGGCGTTCGAGCGGAGCTACCACTCCACCGGCCCCCGCCGGGACAAGAACGACGAGGTGCTACACGAGGACATCGTCGTCTTCGATCGAACGGTCGGCGAACTCCACAACGCGCTCGTCGACGCCGGCTTCGCGGTCAAGGACGTCTGGGAGTGGCCCCAGAGCGACGACCCGGAGGACTACGACGACGACGCGGAGAGCACGTCGCCGGAACTGAAGGCGATGGTGCCCCGAACGCTGGGGTTCTGGGCGGTCGCGGAGTAA
- a CDS encoding DedA family protein: protein MESGATAVEDGRVRRLIADYGPLALAAGVAVAALIGIVLVFLGDEELARQWLDRYGLLALFAILILEGAMLLYFAPSEALVPAGITLLADSTAEAVAVVLVAAAGATVGQWALFALAKRYGRRFLLDRPWFRVRESSIDRFECWFDRWGRVVVPVSNALLFTRGMLTVPAGFAGMGDREFVALSALGSVVFQTWLAFTWIYLGEYVTAFF, encoded by the coding sequence ATGGAGTCGGGAGCCACCGCCGTCGAAGACGGCCGCGTCCGGCGACTGATCGCGGACTACGGTCCGCTCGCGCTCGCCGCCGGCGTCGCCGTCGCCGCCCTGATCGGGATCGTCCTCGTCTTCCTCGGCGACGAGGAACTCGCTCGCCAGTGGCTGGACCGCTACGGTCTGCTGGCGCTTTTCGCCATCCTGATACTGGAGGGCGCAATGTTGCTTTACTTCGCGCCGAGCGAGGCGCTTGTCCCCGCCGGCATCACCCTGCTCGCGGACTCGACCGCAGAGGCGGTCGCCGTCGTGCTCGTCGCGGCCGCGGGCGCGACCGTCGGCCAGTGGGCGCTGTTCGCGCTGGCGAAGCGATACGGGCGGCGGTTCCTCCTCGACAGGCCGTGGTTCCGCGTGCGAGAGTCGTCGATCGACCGGTTCGAGTGCTGGTTCGACCGCTGGGGCCGCGTCGTCGTTCCGGTGAGCAACGCCCTGCTTTTCACCCGCGGGATGCTCACCGTTCCCGCCGGGTTCGCGGGGATGGGCGACCGCGAGTTCGTCGCGCTCTCGGCGCTGGGAAGCGTCGTCTTCCAGACGTGGCTCGCGTTCACCTGGATCTACCTCGGCGAGTACGTCACCGCCTTCTTCTGA
- the pspAB gene encoding PspA-associated protein PspAB, translated as MGLLDGIREILGIRAERDATRDADPEDLFGMSTAYLTMRADLGYGAVEEAALCFAGVDSTDFERTVEEVIDILEAGEEETGTTAELHEDDHGYQWVVLRDDDYEDLVTSMHFAADTFIERDYGSRLLAAVFGFEKNGDPVYWIYSFRRGAYYPFAPRPGNERDNGAEFKLESVLDGELEVEADKEYWYPLWPSRDGEHPWG; from the coding sequence ATGGGACTGCTCGACGGGATCCGGGAGATACTGGGGATCCGCGCCGAGAGGGACGCGACCCGGGACGCCGACCCGGAGGACCTGTTCGGGATGAGCACCGCGTACCTGACGATGCGGGCGGATCTGGGGTACGGCGCCGTCGAAGAGGCGGCGCTGTGTTTCGCCGGCGTCGACAGCACGGACTTCGAGCGCACGGTCGAGGAGGTGATCGACATCCTCGAAGCGGGCGAGGAGGAGACCGGCACCACCGCCGAACTCCACGAGGACGACCACGGCTACCAGTGGGTCGTCCTCCGCGACGACGACTACGAGGACCTCGTGACGAGCATGCACTTCGCGGCGGACACGTTCATCGAGCGCGACTACGGCTCCCGCCTGCTCGCCGCCGTCTTCGGGTTCGAGAAGAACGGCGACCCCGTCTACTGGATCTACTCGTTCCGCCGCGGCGCGTACTACCCCTTCGCCCCCCGCCCCGGCAACGAGCGCGACAACGGCGCGGAGTTCAAACTGGAGAGCGTCCTCGACGGCGAACTCGAAGTCGAAGCCGACAAGGAGTACTGGTACCCCCTCTGGCCGAGCCGGGACGGTGAGCACCCGTGGGGCTGA
- a CDS encoding GNAT family N-acetyltransferase produces MPGGTFLSGDRVNLRTVEEEDLEFLRDHSNDPAIRRPMTFDRPSNLERQRERFEDMYDGDDVALLACVDGDPVGYVMLFHVDDSAGHAEIAYWASPDAQGEGYATEAVALLLDYAFDERRLHRVRARALATDTASRALLETLGFTEEGVQRDEKFVGGEYVDTHFYGLLEDEWERTGVR; encoded by the coding sequence ATGCCAGGCGGAACGTTTCTCTCCGGCGACCGCGTGAACCTCCGGACCGTCGAGGAGGAGGACCTGGAGTTCCTGCGGGACCACAGCAACGATCCGGCGATCCGCCGCCCGATGACGTTCGACCGACCGTCGAACCTCGAACGGCAGCGCGAGCGTTTCGAGGACATGTACGACGGCGACGACGTCGCCCTGCTCGCCTGCGTCGACGGCGACCCCGTCGGCTACGTCATGCTGTTCCACGTCGACGACTCGGCGGGCCACGCCGAGATCGCCTACTGGGCCAGCCCCGACGCGCAGGGCGAGGGGTACGCGACGGAGGCCGTCGCGCTCCTGCTCGACTACGCGTTCGACGAGCGCCGCCTCCACCGCGTCCGCGCCCGGGCGCTGGCGACCGACACCGCCTCCCGCGCCCTCCTGGAGACGCTCGGCTTCACGGAGGAGGGCGTCCAGCGCGACGAGAAGTTCGTCGGCGGCGAGTACGTCGACACCCACTTCTACGGCCTGCTGGAGGACGAGTGGGAGCGGACGGGGGTGCGGTGA
- the radA gene encoding DNA repair and recombination protein RadA translates to MATDADLETLPGVGPATAEKLRDSGFDSFQGLAVASPGELSNTADVGESTAADIVQAAREAADIGGFETGADVLERREQIGKLSWQIDEVDDLLGGGVETQSITEVYGEFGSGKSQVTHQLAVNVQLPKEYGGLRGAAMFIDSEDTFRPERIDDMVRGLPDEALEAFMEDREIEGGPDDDEAMDELIESVLDKIHVAKAFNSNHQMLLAEKAQELANETQDDEYPIRLLCVDSLTAHFRAEYVGRGELAERQQKLNKHLHDLDKVGNLHNVAVVVTNQVASNPDSFFGDPTQPIGGNILGHKSTFRIYLRKSKGDKRIVRLVDAPNLADGEAVMRVQDGGLKPE, encoded by the coding sequence ATGGCAACAGACGCAGACCTCGAGACGCTCCCCGGCGTCGGACCGGCCACCGCAGAGAAACTCCGAGACTCGGGCTTCGACTCCTTCCAGGGCCTCGCCGTCGCGAGCCCCGGCGAACTGTCGAACACCGCCGACGTCGGCGAGAGCACCGCCGCCGACATCGTGCAGGCCGCCCGCGAGGCCGCCGACATCGGCGGCTTCGAGACCGGCGCGGACGTACTGGAGCGCCGCGAGCAGATCGGCAAGCTGAGCTGGCAGATCGACGAGGTCGACGACCTCCTCGGCGGCGGCGTCGAGACCCAGTCGATCACCGAGGTGTACGGTGAGTTCGGCTCCGGCAAGTCTCAGGTCACCCACCAGCTGGCGGTTAACGTCCAGCTCCCCAAGGAGTACGGCGGCCTCCGCGGCGCCGCGATGTTCATCGACAGCGAGGACACGTTCCGCCCCGAGCGGATCGACGACATGGTCCGCGGCCTCCCGGACGAGGCGCTCGAAGCGTTCATGGAGGACCGCGAGATCGAGGGCGGCCCCGACGACGACGAGGCGATGGACGAGCTCATCGAGAGCGTCCTCGACAAGATCCACGTCGCGAAGGCGTTCAACTCCAACCACCAGATGCTGCTGGCCGAGAAGGCTCAGGAGCTCGCCAACGAGACGCAGGACGACGAGTACCCCATCCGCCTGCTCTGCGTCGACTCGCTGACGGCCCACTTCCGCGCCGAGTACGTCGGCCGCGGCGAGCTCGCCGAGCGCCAGCAGAAGCTCAACAAGCACCTCCACGACCTCGACAAGGTCGGTAACCTGCACAACGTCGCGGTCGTCGTGACGAACCAGGTCGCCTCGAACCCCGACTCGTTCTTCGGCGACCCGACCCAGCCCATCGGCGGGAACATCCTCGGCCACAAGTCGACGTTCCGCATCTACCTCCGCAAGTCCAAGGGCGACAAGCGGATCGTCCGACTCGTGGACGCCCCCAACCTCGCCGACGGCGAGGCCGTCATGCGCGTGCAGGACGGCGGGCTGAAGCCCGAATAA
- a CDS encoding heterodisulfide reductase-related iron-sulfur binding cluster, with product MTFVAQAEDAVTRETFWTISEVGEVVFYYLAAVAILMFLYGVYARFARYARGTEDWFERLNDLPGRVVAATKIVFSNQKQFDRDLYGGLMHAFIFWGFLTLLIGTTILGIDMDVARKIGDSFWTGDFYLAYSLTMDAMGLLFVVGVGMAVYRRYWVRNERLWGKHTGREDDFFIWTLFLLGVGGYVAEGLRIVGTGFPEFETVSFVGWFVADVFVLAGMNESMATDLYWWAWWSHAVLALAFVASVPYAKPFHMISSYANVVTRDEKAGKRLPGVPDDASPEEIGYSDVEDFSWKEVLDQDACTKCGRCSSVCPAKASDRPLDPRDVILDLKSYREAVEAGETEEKPIVADGGASVIDSSTMESCMACMACMDACPVEIEHLKQFTGMNRRLTESGEMDANVQDAMMNVFQQGNTFGDPDRKRPDWAEDLDFEVPDARDEPVEYVWYVGDYPSYDERNQRIARALATVFEHAGVDYGILYEDEQTAGNDVRRVGEEGLYEMLVEDNAAAIQDCEFDKIVTTDPHAFNTFMNEYPEFDACEWEADDVFHYTQVVDELASRGALDLNGSELDYTVTYHDPCHLGRYNDVFEAPRDLVRATGADLYEMPRNRSDSFCCGGGGGGLWMDFDEDPKPSEERLREALEDTDAGGAVEKFVVACPMCATMYEDGRKTGGFEDEIEVVGLTELLAEAIGQEERVAAAA from the coding sequence ATGACATTCGTGGCCCAGGCGGAGGACGCGGTCACGCGGGAGACCTTCTGGACCATCAGCGAGGTCGGCGAGGTCGTGTTCTACTACCTCGCTGCCGTCGCAATCCTGATGTTCCTGTACGGGGTCTACGCCCGCTTCGCCCGCTACGCCCGCGGCACCGAGGACTGGTTCGAACGACTGAACGACCTGCCGGGGCGGGTCGTCGCGGCGACAAAGATCGTCTTCTCTAACCAGAAGCAGTTCGACAGGGACCTCTACGGCGGTCTGATGCACGCGTTCATCTTCTGGGGCTTCCTGACGCTCCTGATCGGGACGACGATCCTCGGGATCGACATGGACGTCGCCCGGAAGATCGGCGACTCGTTCTGGACGGGCGATTTCTACCTGGCGTACTCGCTGACGATGGACGCGATGGGCCTCCTGTTCGTCGTCGGCGTCGGGATGGCGGTCTACCGCCGCTACTGGGTCCGCAACGAGCGCCTCTGGGGCAAGCACACGGGCCGCGAGGACGACTTCTTCATCTGGACGCTGTTTCTCCTCGGCGTCGGCGGCTACGTCGCCGAGGGCCTGCGCATCGTCGGCACCGGCTTCCCCGAGTTCGAGACGGTGAGCTTCGTCGGCTGGTTCGTCGCCGACGTGTTCGTCCTCGCCGGGATGAACGAGTCGATGGCGACCGACCTGTACTGGTGGGCCTGGTGGTCCCACGCCGTCCTCGCGCTGGCGTTCGTCGCGTCGGTGCCCTACGCGAAGCCGTTCCACATGATCTCCTCGTACGCGAACGTCGTCACGCGCGACGAGAAGGCGGGCAAGCGCCTGCCGGGCGTCCCCGACGACGCCAGTCCCGAGGAGATCGGCTACAGCGACGTCGAGGACTTCTCCTGGAAGGAGGTCCTCGACCAGGACGCCTGCACGAAGTGCGGGCGCTGCTCGTCGGTCTGTCCGGCGAAGGCCTCTGACCGCCCGCTCGACCCGCGCGACGTGATCCTCGACCTGAAGTCCTACCGCGAGGCCGTCGAGGCCGGCGAGACCGAGGAGAAGCCCATCGTCGCCGACGGCGGCGCGAGCGTCATCGACAGCTCGACGATGGAGTCCTGCATGGCCTGCATGGCCTGCATGGACGCCTGCCCGGTCGAGATCGAGCACCTGAAGCAGTTCACCGGGATGAACCGTCGCCTGACCGAGTCCGGCGAGATGGACGCCAACGTCCAGGACGCGATGATGAACGTGTTCCAGCAGGGCAACACGTTCGGCGACCCCGACCGCAAGCGCCCCGACTGGGCCGAGGACCTCGACTTCGAGGTGCCGGACGCCCGCGACGAGCCGGTCGAGTACGTCTGGTACGTCGGCGACTATCCGAGCTACGACGAGCGCAACCAGCGCATCGCCCGCGCGCTCGCGACCGTCTTCGAGCACGCCGGCGTCGACTACGGCATCCTCTACGAGGACGAGCAGACCGCCGGCAACGACGTCCGACGCGTCGGCGAGGAGGGCCTCTACGAGATGCTCGTCGAGGACAACGCCGCCGCCATCCAGGACTGCGAGTTCGATAAGATCGTGACGACGGACCCGCACGCGTTCAACACGTTCATGAACGAGTATCCGGAGTTCGACGCCTGCGAGTGGGAGGCCGACGACGTGTTCCACTACACGCAGGTCGTCGACGAGCTCGCGAGCCGCGGTGCGCTCGACCTGAACGGGTCGGAACTGGACTACACCGTCACCTACCACGACCCCTGTCACCTCGGCCGGTACAACGACGTGTTCGAGGCGCCCCGCGACCTCGTCCGCGCGACGGGCGCGGACCTCTACGAGATGCCGCGCAACCGCTCTGACTCGTTCTGCTGCGGCGGCGGCGGGGGCGGCCTCTGGATGGACTTCGACGAGGACCCCAAGCCCAGCGAGGAACGCCTGCGCGAGGCGCTCGAAGACACCGACGCCGGCGGCGCGGTCGAGAAGTTCGTCGTCGCCTGTCCGATGTGCGCGACGATGTACGAGGACGGCCGCAAGACCGGCGGCTTCGAGGACGAGATCGAGGTCGTCGGCCTGACCGAACTGCTCGCCGAGGCGATCGGGCAGGAGGAGCGCGTCGCCGCGGCGGCGTGA
- a CDS encoding GNAT family N-acetyltransferase yields the protein MGADGGAVMPGAAFLRGERVTLRTVEEEDLGFIRDNIDDPRVRRPLTSASPTNAETTREHFEEHISEDDTVELAVCVDDGARRFEDAESDGPRDGDILGTVSLFDIEDGHAEIAYWLTPDVHGDGVMTEAARLLVRYAFEELRLHRVRGRALATNEPSKRVLQKCGMREEGVMREAENVNGEYVDMVYFGVLRDEWEAAFE from the coding sequence GTGGGAGCGGACGGGGGTGCGGTGATGCCCGGCGCCGCCTTCCTCCGCGGCGAGCGCGTCACCCTCCGAACGGTGGAGGAGGAAGACCTGGGGTTCATCCGCGACAACATCGACGACCCGCGGGTCCGCCGCCCGCTCACGAGCGCCTCGCCGACGAACGCGGAGACGACCCGCGAGCACTTCGAGGAACACATCTCCGAGGACGACACCGTCGAACTCGCCGTCTGCGTCGACGACGGCGCGCGGCGCTTCGAGGACGCCGAGAGCGACGGTCCCCGCGACGGCGACATCCTCGGCACGGTCTCGCTGTTCGACATCGAGGACGGCCACGCCGAGATCGCCTACTGGCTCACGCCGGACGTTCACGGCGACGGCGTCATGACAGAGGCGGCCCGTCTGCTGGTGCGCTACGCCTTCGAGGAGCTCCGCCTCCACCGCGTCCGCGGCCGGGCGCTGGCGACGAACGAGCCGTCCAAGCGCGTCCTCCAGAAGTGCGGGATGCGGGAGGAGGGCGTGATGCGCGAGGCCGAGAACGTGAACGGCGAGTACGTCGACATGGTGTACTTCGGCGTCCTGCGCGACGAGTGGGAAGCGGCGTTCGAGTGA
- the hemB gene encoding porphobilinogen synthase: protein MTRSRRPRRLRQDGVRDLVSETDLAPDDLIAPVFVDATVDERLPIESMPGHERVPVDEAVDRVEELLATGIESVILFGVPESKDDRGSRAWAEDGVVQAATHRITEATDAYVITDVCLCEYTEHGHCGVLEDHAEDDPDVTVRNDETLDLLAETAVSHAEAGADMVAPSSMTDGMVGAIRDGLDAAGHEHVPIMSYAVKYESAFYGPFRDAADGAPAFGDRRHYQMDPANRREAMREAALDVEEGADALMVKPALPYLDVVRDVREEFDHPVAAYNVSGEYAMIHAAAEKGWLDLEATAVESLLSIKRAGADLILTYFAEDVADAL, encoded by the coding sequence ATGACCCGAAGCCGACGCCCGCGACGCCTCCGGCAGGACGGCGTCCGCGACCTCGTCAGCGAGACCGACCTCGCGCCCGACGACCTGATAGCGCCGGTGTTCGTCGACGCGACGGTCGACGAGCGCCTCCCCATCGAGTCGATGCCCGGCCACGAGCGCGTACCCGTGGACGAGGCCGTCGACCGCGTGGAGGAACTGCTCGCCACCGGCATCGAGTCGGTGATACTGTTCGGCGTCCCGGAGTCGAAGGACGACCGCGGCAGCCGCGCCTGGGCCGAGGACGGCGTCGTCCAGGCGGCGACACACCGGATCACCGAGGCGACCGACGCGTACGTGATCACGGACGTCTGTCTCTGCGAGTACACCGAGCACGGGCACTGCGGGGTGCTCGAGGACCACGCCGAGGACGACCCCGACGTGACCGTCCGCAACGACGAGACGCTCGACCTGCTGGCGGAGACGGCCGTCTCCCACGCCGAGGCCGGCGCGGACATGGTCGCGCCGAGCAGCATGACCGACGGGATGGTCGGGGCCATCCGCGACGGCCTCGACGCCGCCGGCCACGAGCACGTGCCGATCATGAGCTACGCCGTGAAGTACGAGAGCGCCTTCTACGGCCCGTTCCGCGACGCCGCCGACGGCGCGCCCGCCTTCGGCGACCGACGCCACTACCAGATGGACCCGGCGAACCGCCGCGAGGCGATGCGCGAGGCGGCGTTGGACGTCGAGGAGGGCGCAGACGCGCTGATGGTCAAGCCCGCGCTCCCGTACCTCGACGTGGTCCGGGACGTGCGTGAGGAGTTCGACCACCCGGTCGCCGCGTACAACGTCTCCGGCGAGTACGCCATGATCCACGCCGCCGCCGAGAAGGGCTGGCTGGACCTCGAAGCGACCGCGGTCGAGTCGCTGCTGTCGATCAAGCGTGCGGGCGCGGACCTCATCCTCACGTACTTCGCGGAGGACGTGGCGGACGCGCTCTGA
- the hemL gene encoding glutamate-1-semialdehyde 2,1-aminomutase yields the protein MNHDESRDLYDRALSVIPGGVNSSVRAAIEPYPPFAQRGDGGHLIDADGNRYVDWVMGLGPLLYGHDTPEPVQAAVQSHASEGPMYGMPTEIEVEHAEFVARHVPSVEMIRFVNSGTEATVSAVRLARGYTGRNKIVVMQGGYHGAQESTLVEGDADHPRPSTAGIPQSFSQHTLPVPFNDEEAVHEVFEEHGDDIATVLVEPILANKGIVMPEDGYHETLRDLTEDHGSLLIFDEVITGFRVGGLQCAQGKFGVTPDVTTFGKIIGGGYPVGAIGGKSEIIEHFTPSGDVFQAGTFSGHPVTMAAGLETLRYAAENDVYQHVNALGDKLRRGLTEIVADQAPEYTVAGTDSIFKVLFTRDAPRDLSGQCEAGCRQRPESPRYDHCPKNGADVANCETDRWRRVFWPKMKEQGVFLSQNQFESQFISYAHTEEDVEKTLEAYKEAL from the coding sequence ATGAACCACGACGAGTCCCGCGACCTCTACGACCGCGCGCTCTCGGTCATTCCCGGCGGCGTCAACTCCTCCGTCCGGGCGGCGATCGAACCGTACCCGCCGTTCGCCCAGCGCGGGGACGGCGGCCACCTGATCGACGCCGACGGCAACCGCTACGTGGACTGGGTGATGGGGCTCGGCCCGCTGCTGTACGGCCACGACACCCCCGAACCGGTGCAAGCGGCGGTCCAGTCCCACGCCAGCGAGGGGCCGATGTACGGCATGCCGACGGAGATCGAGGTCGAGCACGCCGAGTTCGTCGCCCGCCACGTCCCCAGCGTCGAGATGATCCGGTTCGTCAACAGCGGCACCGAGGCGACCGTCTCCGCCGTCCGCCTCGCCCGCGGCTACACGGGCCGGAACAAGATCGTCGTCATGCAGGGCGGCTACCACGGCGCGCAGGAGTCGACGCTCGTCGAGGGCGACGCCGACCACCCCCGCCCCTCCACCGCCGGCATCCCGCAGTCGTTCTCCCAGCACACGCTCCCCGTCCCGTTCAACGACGAGGAGGCCGTCCACGAGGTGTTCGAGGAGCACGGCGACGACATCGCCACCGTCCTCGTCGAGCCGATCCTCGCGAACAAGGGCATCGTGATGCCGGAGGACGGCTACCACGAGACGCTCCGGGACCTCACCGAGGACCACGGCTCCCTGCTGATCTTCGACGAGGTGATCACGGGCTTCCGCGTCGGCGGTCTCCAGTGCGCCCAGGGCAAGTTCGGCGTCACGCCCGACGTCACCACGTTCGGCAAGATAATCGGCGGCGGCTACCCCGTTGGCGCGATCGGCGGCAAGTCGGAGATCATCGAGCACTTCACCCCCTCCGGCGACGTGTTCCAGGCCGGCACCTTCTCCGGACACCCCGTGACGATGGCCGCCGGCCTCGAAACGCTGCGCTACGCCGCCGAGAACGACGTGTACCAGCACGTCAACGCGCTCGGCGACAAGCTCCGGCGCGGGCTGACCGAGATCGTCGCCGACCAGGCCCCTGAGTACACCGTCGCCGGCACCGACAGCATCTTCAAGGTGCTGTTCACCCGGGATGCCCCCCGCGACCTGTCCGGCCAGTGCGAGGCCGGCTGTCGCCAGCGCCCCGAGAGCCCGCGCTACGACCACTGCCCGAAGAACGGCGCGGACGTGGCGAACTGCGAGACCGACCGCTGGCGGCGCGTGTTCTGGCCGAAGATGAAGGAGCAGGGCGTGTTCCTCAGCCAGAACCAGTTCGAGTCGCAGTTCATCAGCTACGCCCACACGGAGGAGGACGTGGAGAAGACGCTCGAAGCGTACAAGGAAGCGCTGTAG